The following coding sequences are from one bacterium window:
- a CDS encoding integrase core domain-containing protein, translating into PQQNGRHERLHLTLKKEATKPAASNFLQQQARFDKFVDIFNNERPHEALNMQCPADVYQPSPRPYTGLPDIDYPLHDKTIVVTRCGRICLGAIKINVSQVFAGQAVGIKEVHDDIWLVSFMDYDLGYFDLETRVLEPLDNPFGPKVLPMS; encoded by the coding sequence ATCCCCAACAGAACGGCCGCCATGAACGCTTGCACCTCACGTTGAAGAAAGAAGCCACCAAGCCGGCCGCCTCCAACTTCCTGCAGCAGCAGGCGCGCTTTGACAAGTTTGTCGACATCTTCAACAACGAGCGCCCGCACGAAGCGCTGAACATGCAATGTCCGGCCGACGTCTATCAGCCGTCCCCCCGCCCCTACACGGGCTTGCCGGATATCGATTATCCGCTGCATGACAAAACGATCGTGGTGACCCGGTGCGGTCGCATCTGTCTCGGCGCGATCAAGATCAATGTCAGCCAGGTCTTTGCGGGACAAGCCGTCGGCATTAAAGAAGTGCACGACGATATCTGGCTGGTCAGCTTTATGGATTATGACTTGGGATACTTTGATCTGGAGACGCGCGTACTTGAACCGCTCGACAATCCGTTTGGGCCGAAAGTGTTACCCATGTCTTAG
- the ftsH gene encoding ATP-dependent zinc metalloprotease FtsH: MNKYLRSLLVGALILVAVLYLMLPRYHQHTRPQEISYSDFLDKARSGQIIQVTVDDGGVSGQLKDGHSFRVYVPARDLSYIALLQSKGVTITVAPSSRSSPWSSLLEMLLPFLLLVGLWMLMLRQAQPGSNPVMSFGKSRARLHTEAKTRVTFDDVAGIDEAKEELEEIIEFLRHPKKYQALGAKIPRGVLLVGPPGGGKTLLAKAIAGEAGVPFFSISGSEFVEMFVGVGAARVRNLFDQAKKSAPCLVFIDEVDAAGRQRGAGFGGGNDEREQTLNQLLVEMDGFDPNSGIIVIAATNRPDILDAALLRPGRFDRRIVVDNPDTKGRRAILDVHVRGKPIGADVNLDVLARRTPGFSGADLANMVNEAALLTARRGKTRIGMPEFDEAIERVIAGPQRKSRILSPKERELTAYHEGGHALLGKLVPQANPPHKVTILPRGMALGYVIQLAQEEKYTLTRAEILASITVMLGGRTAEEIVFGEITTSAANDFEKTTELARKMVTEFGMSANLGPLTLGTEHRPVFLGRDLFESQNYSDEIAYEIDKEVRRIIDECYSRARQVLTEHKEALVRIAKTLLERESLQGDELDVLIAGQLLPPAIPALASSTPSLALRVATSASRPEKSIPPALKPRLQG, encoded by the coding sequence GTGAATAAGTACCTACGTAGCCTGCTCGTTGGGGCGCTGATCCTGGTGGCCGTGCTCTACCTCATGCTACCGCGCTACCACCAGCACACCCGTCCACAGGAGATCTCGTACAGCGACTTCCTCGACAAGGCACGCAGCGGGCAGATCATCCAGGTCACCGTCGACGACGGGGGAGTGTCGGGCCAGCTCAAGGACGGCCATTCGTTTCGTGTGTATGTGCCTGCACGCGACCTCTCGTACATTGCCCTGCTGCAGTCTAAGGGCGTGACGATCACGGTCGCGCCATCGTCGCGATCGTCGCCGTGGTCCAGCTTGCTGGAGATGCTGTTGCCGTTCCTGTTGCTCGTCGGCTTGTGGATGTTGATGCTCCGGCAGGCACAGCCGGGGTCGAACCCGGTGATGTCCTTCGGAAAGAGCCGCGCCCGGCTCCACACCGAAGCGAAGACCCGGGTGACCTTCGATGATGTGGCCGGAATCGACGAGGCCAAGGAGGAACTGGAGGAGATCATCGAGTTCCTCCGACACCCAAAGAAGTACCAGGCGCTCGGGGCCAAGATCCCCCGGGGTGTGCTCCTCGTGGGCCCGCCGGGGGGTGGCAAGACGCTGCTCGCCAAGGCGATCGCGGGGGAGGCCGGGGTGCCGTTCTTCTCGATCTCCGGCAGCGAGTTTGTCGAGATGTTCGTCGGCGTCGGCGCGGCCCGGGTCCGCAACCTGTTCGATCAGGCGAAGAAGAGCGCTCCGTGCCTGGTGTTCATCGATGAGGTCGATGCCGCGGGCCGGCAGCGGGGCGCAGGCTTCGGTGGCGGGAATGACGAGCGGGAGCAGACCCTGAACCAGTTACTCGTCGAGATGGACGGGTTCGATCCGAACTCGGGAATCATCGTGATCGCCGCGACCAACCGGCCCGATATCCTCGACGCGGCGCTGCTGCGTCCGGGTCGGTTCGACCGCCGGATCGTGGTCGACAACCCGGACACGAAGGGGCGCCGGGCGATCCTGGACGTGCACGTGCGGGGCAAGCCGATCGGCGCGGACGTCAACCTGGACGTGCTGGCGCGGCGCACCCCGGGGTTCAGCGGGGCGGACCTCGCGAACATGGTGAACGAGGCGGCGCTGCTGACGGCGCGGCGGGGCAAGACGCGGATCGGGATGCCGGAGTTCGACGAGGCGATCGAGCGGGTGATCGCCGGGCCGCAGCGAAAGAGCCGCATCCTCTCGCCCAAGGAGCGCGAGCTCACAGCGTACCACGAAGGCGGGCATGCGCTCTTGGGCAAGCTGGTACCACAGGCGAACCCGCCGCACAAGGTGACGATCCTGCCGCGGGGGATGGCGCTCGGCTATGTGATCCAGCTGGCGCAGGAGGAGAAGTACACGCTGACGCGGGCCGAGATCCTGGCGAGCATCACGGTGATGCTAGGGGGGCGGACGGCCGAGGAGATCGTCTTCGGCGAGATTACGACGAGCGCCGCCAACGACTTCGAGAAGACGACCGAGCTGGCGCGGAAGATGGTGACCGAGTTCGGAATGTCCGCCAATCTCGGCCCGCTGACGCTCGGCACCGAGCACAGGCCGGTGTTCCTAGGCCGGGATCTCTTCGAGAGCCAGAACTACTCGGACGAGATCGCGTACGAGATTGACAAGGAGGTCCGGCGGATCATCGACGAGTGCTACAGTCGGGCCCGGCAGGTGCTGACCGAGCACAAGGAGGCGCTCGTGCGGATCGCCAAAACGCTGCTCGAGCGGGAGTCACTCCAGGGCGACGAGCTGGACGTGCTGATCGCCGGCCAGCTGCTGCCGCCGGCCATACCGGCGCTGGCCTCATCGACACCGTCGCTTGCGTTGCGGGTCGCAACCTCGGCCTCACGTCCAGAGAAGTCGATTCCGCCGGCGCTCAAACCCAGGCTTCAAGGTTAG
- a CDS encoding alpha/beta hydrolase codes for MSNFITAPINENGIILDPDIGSILKDAMSPPFRFTDVFVYSHGWWTDATGAVADYNRFSMELTKQLLLIGATSPTLPHLPASSFATAVQWPSTLSFYSMGKRADVVGQHGVYALLRMIFEALSALAAPPSLRLHLLGHSFGCRVVCSALEQISKDGTQVPPAVALDVVLLQAAFNSDELDPNGMYGNASKLNLRLLVTRSDGDTSLGRWYPIAERLVNLFSGRSVSALGAAGPSAVTQTEFGGAGAIAVGPGFTYPAVVPLTERLIAADLSPLHAATGPGYLFSGHHSDIYHDEIYQLIAGFFFR; via the coding sequence ATGTCAAATTTCATCACCGCTCCCATCAATGAGAACGGAATCATTCTCGATCCCGATATCGGAAGCATTCTGAAAGACGCGATGTCGCCGCCGTTCCGGTTCACCGACGTCTTCGTGTACTCGCATGGGTGGTGGACGGACGCGACGGGCGCAGTCGCGGATTATAACCGGTTCTCCATGGAGCTCACCAAGCAGCTGCTGCTCATCGGCGCGACGTCCCCGACGCTCCCACACCTGCCAGCGTCGTCCTTCGCTACCGCGGTGCAGTGGCCGTCGACGCTCTCGTTCTACTCGATGGGGAAGCGGGCAGACGTCGTGGGGCAGCACGGCGTTTACGCGCTGCTGCGGATGATCTTCGAGGCGCTGAGCGCCCTGGCGGCTCCACCATCGCTGCGCTTGCATCTGCTCGGGCACAGCTTCGGCTGCCGGGTCGTCTGCTCGGCGCTCGAACAGATCTCGAAGGATGGGACCCAGGTCCCCCCTGCCGTCGCGCTGGACGTCGTGCTCCTGCAAGCCGCCTTCAACAGCGACGAACTCGACCCGAACGGGATGTACGGAAACGCCTCGAAGCTGAATCTGCGGCTGCTGGTGACGCGGTCGGACGGCGATACGTCGCTCGGCAGGTGGTACCCTATCGCTGAAAGACTGGTCAACCTTTTCTCCGGCCGCTCCGTATCGGCGCTCGGTGCGGCTGGACCGAGCGCAGTGACGCAGACGGAGTTCGGCGGCGCGGGAGCCATTGCCGTGGGACCGGGCTTCACCTACCCTGCAGTCGTACCGCTCACAGAGAGGCTCATAGCAGCCGACCTCAGCCCACTCCACGCGGCTACAGGCCCGGGTTACCTATTCTCGGGCCACCATTCCGACATCTATCACGACGAAATCTACCAGCTGATCGCTGGCTTCTTCTTCCGGTAG
- a CDS encoding SagB family peptide dehydrogenase, with protein sequence MDWKNQPLPFKIYSTLEPIPLPHEIPPSAATALDAISATSVPTDGDRIPDLRTLARLLYFSAGITKRRKYPGGELFFRAAACTGALYHIELYLVCRELVDLKAGVYHFAVHDFALRKLRQGDFRREVVQAAAGEPAVAAAPAILACTSTYWRNAWKYQARAYRHCFWDSGTILANLLGVAAASDMPARVIGGFVDGAVNRLLSLDAEREVTLTLVPLGRGGTLAGPSPKVHPLALDITPLSKTEVNYPEIRTMHAASSLGSEKEVAAWRGRPPRAALPDPTGRLFPLGPFSEQELPREPIERVIPSRGSARRFAREPITFAQLSTILHRATRGLPADFLEPVGTTLNDLYLIVHAVSDLPCGAYVFRRDLTALELLKEGDFRVRAGYLGLEQALPADASVDVFFLADLRPILERFGNRGYRATQLEAGIVGGKLYLCSYALGLGASGLTFYDDDVTAFFSPHAEGRSAIFLVALGVPAKRHRRVSSESRWGKVNP encoded by the coding sequence TTGGACTGGAAAAACCAACCCCTTCCCTTCAAAATATACTCTACTCTGGAGCCGATCCCGCTGCCGCACGAGATCCCGCCATCGGCCGCCACAGCGCTGGACGCCATTTCGGCTACGAGCGTCCCCACGGACGGCGACCGCATCCCGGACCTCCGGACCCTGGCACGGCTCCTCTACTTCTCAGCCGGCATCACCAAACGCCGAAAGTACCCTGGTGGGGAACTCTTCTTTCGGGCGGCGGCCTGCACCGGCGCGCTCTACCATATCGAACTGTACCTTGTCTGTAGGGAGCTAGTAGACCTGAAGGCGGGCGTGTATCACTTCGCCGTCCACGACTTCGCCCTACGGAAGCTGCGGCAGGGTGACTTCCGACGCGAGGTGGTGCAGGCAGCGGCGGGCGAGCCCGCAGTAGCAGCGGCACCCGCGATCCTCGCCTGCACCAGCACGTACTGGCGAAACGCCTGGAAGTACCAAGCCCGGGCCTACCGGCACTGCTTCTGGGACAGCGGCACCATTCTGGCCAACCTGCTCGGGGTCGCGGCCGCGAGCGACATGCCGGCGCGGGTGATCGGCGGTTTTGTGGACGGCGCTGTGAACCGCCTGCTGAGCCTCGATGCGGAGCGCGAGGTGACTCTCACCCTCGTGCCGCTGGGGCGTGGTGGTACGCTCGCAGGGCCGTCACCGAAGGTCCACCCGCTGGCACTTGACATTACGCCCCTGTCGAAGACGGAGGTAAATTATCCGGAGATCCGAACCATGCATGCGGCGTCGTCGCTCGGGAGCGAGAAGGAAGTGGCCGCCTGGCGCGGCCGTCCGCCGAGAGCTGCGCTGCCTGACCCCACGGGACGTCTGTTCCCCCTCGGGCCCTTCAGCGAGCAGGAGCTGCCCCGCGAGCCGATTGAACGGGTGATCCCGTCGCGGGGCTCAGCTCGACGGTTCGCCCGGGAGCCTATCACTTTTGCCCAACTCTCCACAATACTCCACCGAGCCACCCGCGGACTCCCTGCTGATTTCCTCGAGCCTGTCGGCACGACGCTCAACGACCTCTACCTCATTGTCCATGCCGTGAGCGACCTTCCCTGCGGTGCCTACGTGTTTCGACGGGATCTGACCGCGCTCGAGCTGCTGAAAGAAGGAGACTTTCGGGTCCGGGCCGGCTATCTCGGCCTCGAACAGGCGCTGCCGGCCGACGCCAGTGTGGACGTCTTCTTCCTGGCGGACCTCCGGCCCATCCTTGAGCGGTTTGGCAACCGCGGCTATCGCGCCACTCAACTGGAGGCCGGGATTGTTGGAGGTAAGCTCTACCTCTGCAGTTACGCCCTCGGGCTCGGGGCCAGCGGCCTCACCTTCTACGACGACGACGTGACCGCGTTCTTCTCCCCCCACGCCGAAGGAAGGAGCGCCATCTTTCTCGTGGCGTTGGGGGTACCGGCCAAGAGACACCGCCGGGTTAGCTCCGAAAGCCGGTGGGGGAAGGTGAATCCGTGA
- a CDS encoding slipin family protein: protein MTLIPVVIVIMAIVVFSLLSFVVKIAREYERGVIFRLGRLLRAKGPGVILLIPIVDRMIKMDLRVVTLDVPRQEMMTKDNVPVTVDAVVYFRVVNPEDAVVKVANFSRATYLVAQTTLRSVLGQHELDELLIQRDRINHQLQLILDETTEPWGIKVTLVAVRDVILPDTMKRAMARQAETERERRAKVINAEGESQAAGRLVEAATKMATQPVALQLRFLQALTEIATEHNSTVIFPVPIDLLTLFLKKATDDHER, encoded by the coding sequence ATGACACTCATTCCCGTGGTCATCGTTATCATGGCGATCGTGGTCTTCTCCTTGTTGTCCTTCGTGGTGAAGATCGCCCGCGAATACGAGCGAGGGGTCATCTTCCGGCTCGGCCGGCTGCTCCGCGCCAAAGGGCCGGGCGTGATCCTCCTCATCCCGATCGTGGACCGGATGATCAAGATGGACCTACGAGTCGTGACCCTCGACGTGCCGCGCCAGGAGATGATGACCAAGGACAACGTCCCGGTGACCGTCGACGCGGTGGTCTACTTCCGGGTCGTGAATCCCGAAGACGCGGTCGTCAAGGTCGCGAACTTCTCCAGGGCCACCTACCTCGTCGCCCAGACCACGCTGCGGAGCGTCCTCGGGCAGCACGAGCTGGACGAACTCCTGATCCAGCGGGACCGCATCAATCACCAGCTCCAGCTGATCCTCGACGAGACCACCGAGCCGTGGGGGATCAAGGTGACCCTCGTCGCGGTGCGGGACGTCATCTTGCCGGACACGATGAAGCGGGCGATGGCGAGGCAGGCGGAGACGGAGCGGGAGCGGCGGGCGAAGGTCATCAATGCTGAGGGCGAGTCCCAGGCGGCGGGGCGTCTCGTCGAGGCGGCCACCAAGATGGCCACCCAACCGGTGGCGCTGCAGCTGCGGTTCCTGCAGGCGCTCACCGAGATCGCGACGGAGCACAACTCCACGGTGATCTTTCCCGTTCCGATCGACCTTCTGACCCTCTTCCTCAAGAAGGCCACGGACGATCACGAGAGGTAA